CGCGATCGTTTCCCCGAGGCTGCCTCGGTCTGCCATCCATCGCGGATAGCGGAACCAGAGCCGGACGATGGCGATGCAGATGAAGGCGAGCAACGGAATGGAATCGAGAAGGCCTGCAACCCTGGAGAATGAATCACTCGTGTGAAGGAGGCCCGCAATCACCCCGACCGCGGCGATGAGAAGAGCCAGATCGAGCCGACGGACCAGCGACGAAGCCGCAGATTCCCCATCCTTCCGGACTTCCGCTTTCCTGACGCTTCCGCTGCGGCCGAGCAGGGCAACGCCGGTAAGGAGCAGCACGAACGCTCCGGGAAAGAGTGTCCTCTCGGATCTCCGGATCTCACGTCCGAGCTTGCCCCAGGTCCGGCTCGACTCCGCGCCGACCGTCCAGTCCGCCACGGTTGCCGAATAGAACGAGGCCTCCCCCGAATCACGCACCATTCCGTACTCCTCCGACGCAATCCGGTAGGGAACGAGGATCGGTACGAGCAACAGATTGGCGATCACGAAAGCCGTCGCGAAGAAACCCCACGTGCGAATGTTCCCGACTTCTCCTTCGAGTGCGAGCACAACGAGGGCGAGCAATGGGATGGTGACTGCTGCAAAGAGGAGCCAGTGAATGTTCGACAGGCCGTTGAAGACGTAGGCGACGATGAAAACGAGGGCCGCCATCCGCCCGGGCCGTCGCATGAGGGAAACGAGCGCCGCGAAGCTCAGCGGAAGCCACACGGCCCAGACATGCTGCAGATGCGCGAAGTGCTCGAACCGGTACGGGAGGAGCGCGAAATAGATCCCGGCGACGAGCGAGACCAGCTCGACCCACCATCCCGTGACCAGATCCGACAGCAGCGTCCGAGCGAGGACGTGCGCGCCGTAACCGGAGAGCGCGATCCCGGCGATCATCGCCACGTTGTATGCCGTCAGCGGCGAAGCGCCCGCGAAGCGGAGCGGAAACGTGAAGATCGCAATGCCGTAGAGGTTCTCGCTGAACGCGAGACTCCACGGATCGGGATGAAAAATGTTCGCATGGAAAAGCGGCCGGCTCGAGAACGTCGCAAGCCAGTCCCAGTGGAGTATCCACGCATTCAGCAGCGGGTCGCCGGGATCGTTGACGGCGCGATCGAGGAGCCGGGCCAGCGGCCAGCTCGCGCCGATCGCGAGCAGTGAGTAGGCGGCGAGCCAGCCGATCTCTCGAACCACCAGTCGCGCTCTCGGAATGCGGCTCATCGGCGAGATCCTATCCGGGAAGTGGGGCTGGGAGGAATTCGGGCCTGGCTCGTCGAAACGACCCTGGGCATTCTCGCACGCTACGCACGCCTCCCGAGGCCGGGTCCCCCCGGTTGCCACTCCGTTTCGAGGACAGCTGGATCGAGAGGGGAGGCGGGAATATCGCCTGACTAACATGGTTGGCTAAGCCATGATCGAGGTCAACATTCACGAAGCCAAGACTCATCTTTCCAGACTTCTGGCAAAGGTAGGAGAAGGCGAAGAAGTGATCATCGCCCGCGCGGGCGAGCCGGTGGCGAAAATCGTTCCCTTT
This window of the Acidobacteriota bacterium genome carries:
- a CDS encoding type II toxin-antitoxin system Phd/YefM family antitoxin, whose product is MIEVNIHEAKTHLSRLLAKVGEGEEVIIARAGEPVAKIVPFARLSRKRIAGTEKGRITIDRDFDAPADPLTFA